The Candidatus Pantoea floridensis genome includes a window with the following:
- the traI gene encoding TraI/MobA(P) family conjugative relaxase produces the protein MNVIIPPKRRDKKTSFKKLVSYVSTREEKKPGEAVTHEAAHTSGTEYVATPGFGQLVDYVGRKRATPVTEIVSISPEGIQRVLSGEVLCETNCFSLDTAASEMNLTASQNRHCKDAVYHFILSWQSDEDPSPDAVFRSVRYSLKQLGMEEHQYVAAIHRDTDNIHCHVSANRVHPATFRAQNMWNDADELQKCCRVLERELGFKVDNGSWHMDAYGDLHRTRRDMPSAPRGAAKREIFSDKESLHGYAVRETRQILSDVIAQDKMSWDRLHNILYTRGLGLREQNGGLAVYDLMNPEGVSVKASDVHPDISLTSMVSQHGKYQPAPPVYNPDRPEDGMLDMQNCYLPQLHVRDQEARRERREARAIARDILRARYEAYRNGWEKPDLRAGERFRQIASHCVVAKAHVRESVRDPLMRKLMYRVAEFEKMKAMAELRLQLRQERQTLKETGENRPLSWKSWVEREAVKGDAAALSQMRGWAYREKRAARQQKTAWPEPNAVIHYGPGDDVPTFKSSEHETRLLRDGTVSYLRDGKPAVTDFGDRVEVYPAPDSKSDRFNNDLAAELTAWRSGDNTVLSGEQKAINRVLYSGVVRNLTKDNGRVFKVSDPKLMASVHATEESLRNRDVQPELKQAEPQHRDDENVRPVYRDLPRP, from the coding sequence ATGAATGTGATCATCCCGCCGAAGCGTCGCGATAAGAAGACCAGCTTTAAAAAGCTGGTCAGCTACGTGAGCACGCGCGAGGAAAAGAAACCGGGTGAAGCCGTGACGCACGAAGCGGCCCATACCTCGGGAACTGAGTATGTCGCCACGCCGGGATTTGGTCAGCTGGTTGATTACGTCGGCCGTAAGCGCGCAACACCTGTTACCGAGATCGTCAGCATTTCACCCGAGGGCATTCAGCGCGTGCTCTCCGGTGAAGTGCTGTGTGAAACCAACTGCTTCTCACTGGATACCGCTGCGTCAGAAATGAACCTGACGGCCTCGCAGAACCGCCACTGCAAAGACGCGGTTTATCACTTTATCCTGTCCTGGCAGAGCGACGAAGATCCGTCACCCGATGCGGTATTCCGCTCAGTGCGTTACAGCCTCAAGCAGCTGGGTATGGAAGAACATCAGTACGTGGCCGCCATTCACCGCGACACGGACAATATCCACTGTCACGTATCAGCTAACCGCGTTCACCCGGCCACGTTCCGCGCGCAAAACATGTGGAACGACGCCGACGAACTGCAGAAGTGCTGCCGCGTGCTGGAGCGCGAGCTCGGCTTTAAAGTTGATAACGGCAGCTGGCATATGGATGCGTATGGTGATCTTCACCGTACCCGTCGCGATATGCCCTCTGCTCCACGCGGTGCGGCTAAGCGTGAAATCTTCTCAGATAAAGAAAGCCTGCATGGCTATGCTGTACGCGAAACCCGTCAGATTCTTTCTGACGTGATTGCTCAGGACAAAATGAGCTGGGACCGCCTTCATAATATTCTCTATACCCGCGGGCTGGGATTACGCGAGCAGAACGGTGGCCTTGCCGTATACGATCTGATGAACCCGGAAGGCGTCAGCGTGAAAGCTTCAGACGTTCATCCGGACATCAGCCTGACCTCAATGGTCAGTCAGCACGGCAAGTATCAACCAGCCCCGCCCGTTTATAATCCTGACCGTCCTGAAGACGGCATGCTGGACATGCAGAACTGTTACCTGCCTCAGTTGCACGTGCGTGATCAGGAAGCTCGTCGTGAACGTCGCGAAGCCCGAGCGATAGCGCGAGACATTCTGCGTGCGCGCTATGAGGCTTATCGTAACGGCTGGGAAAAACCTGACCTGCGAGCAGGTGAGCGGTTCCGTCAGATTGCCTCCCACTGCGTGGTGGCCAAAGCCCACGTCCGTGAAAGCGTGAGGGATCCGCTGATGCGCAAACTGATGTACCGCGTTGCCGAGTTTGAAAAGATGAAGGCCATGGCCGAACTGCGCCTGCAGCTGCGACAAGAACGCCAGACTCTGAAAGAGACCGGAGAAAACCGGCCGCTGAGCTGGAAGTCATGGGTTGAACGTGAAGCGGTGAAAGGCGATGCGGCCGCACTAAGTCAGATGCGTGGCTGGGCTTATCGTGAGAAACGCGCTGCCCGTCAACAGAAAACTGCGTGGCCGGAACCTAATGCCGTTATTCATTATGGCCCGGGTGATGATGTGCCAACGTTTAAATCGAGCGAACATGAGACGCGACTCCTGCGTGATGGAACGGTCAGCTATCTTCGCGACGGTAAACCAGCCGTCACAGACTTTGGTGACAGAGTCGAAGTCTACCCTGCACCTGACAGCAAGTCGGATCGTTTCAATAATGACCTTGCGGCTGAGCTGACTGCCTGGCGCAGTGGAGATAACACGGTTCTGAGCGGCGAACAAAAGGCCATTAACCGCGTACTGTACTCGGGCGTGGTGAGAAACCTTACTAAAGATAACGGGCGTGTATTTAAGGTGAGCGATCCTAAGCTGATGGCCAGCGTACATGCGACTGAAGAAAGCCTGCGCAATCGTGATGTTCAGCCGGAGCTGAAACAGGCCGAACCTCAACACCGGGACGATGAAAATGTGCGTCCTGTATACAGAGATTTACCACGACCATAG
- the mobA gene encoding plasmid mobilization protein MobA, which translates to MSKSEKRQKNTLIQLRCTEAEADAIKKKAIAAGLTTSEYLRRTALNRRITVRTDIRMMNELLRLGGLQKHLYTQMQANMTTELSHQFSEVLASIKHAINALDMTPVPVEDMKN; encoded by the coding sequence ATGTCGAAAAGTGAAAAGCGTCAGAAGAACACATTGATCCAGCTTCGCTGTACGGAAGCTGAGGCTGATGCCATTAAAAAGAAGGCCATCGCCGCAGGCCTGACGACCTCTGAATACCTGCGCCGTACGGCATTGAATCGCCGCATTACCGTGCGTACCGATATTCGCATGATGAATGAGCTGCTGCGTCTGGGTGGCCTGCAGAAACACCTTTACACCCAGATGCAGGCGAACATGACCACCGAACTCAGCCACCAGTTTTCTGAGGTGCTGGCCAGCATCAAGCACGCCATTAACGCGCTGGACATGACGCCGGTTCCCGTTGAGGACATGAAAAACTAA